From bacterium, the proteins below share one genomic window:
- a CDS encoding MBL fold metallo-hydrolase, which yields MNLPLSNTIIPLLLLLGMGLGVGCGDAGKEQAAAEEERVTAEGIPLHEYNRVALRADAERVIADGDAVKLTFYGASRMVGGACTLVEYRGRRLLVDAGIFYMKSLASLDRQFQFDPSTLDWVVLTHAHGDHNGRLPLLYRRGYSGKVYATPPTRDISRIMLELAASIGVPKYRVDFANRSVHNTSCPIAEGLAPIDHLDLREASAWYDIMEYHTCPLCRSRMAGKKRALGEEVMTWFETVEPGETEQLADDVSFRLFNAGHILGSSQLELTLGTGESAVTIVFSGDYGNIISPVLRRPDRLRDADFLVTESTYGAVRKNFQEPYFRDFEEAVVEAVSRGERVIIPAFVLSKSQKVVSLLSELAARNEIPPGCPIIVSSPTVAALDEVYDRYLQSAPEAYFSDYLLRRREWRNPFRNPRLFFGSIKSYIEKNGEIGRPAVFVVSSGMMDFASSLQMARDYLSDPKTDFFIVGWQSDDSVGAAAMNLDEVVIAGEPIPVRATVRKFGQFSSHGDLDMLLENIAGYRDLKGVIVHHGEAESAVNLGREVEKDFGIPVFVPAFLDSLYLDRNSFLEVVHDDSPLAERLRQVDPILELPEASRPGNQAAAVGNLAQAERAWLDGNPETALRFARNATARYPNLADAWYLTGRVNLELGREEEAETAFREMISINPTDYRPYLGLAEMLVGKGDLDGAVVELRSCLYQNPNDVRALSLLGDIYSSSGHERTGLELLRAANSIDPYDEEVGARLKKSAAAMTGEDVCYVASENSEYFHYPWCESARRIDPARAVRSRDRSWFVRQGRKPCPGCNP from the coding sequence ATGAATCTCCCGCTAAGCAATACAATCATCCCTCTCCTGCTTCTGCTGGGAATGGGGCTCGGCGTCGGCTGCGGAGACGCCGGAAAGGAGCAGGCCGCCGCGGAAGAGGAGCGGGTGACGGCCGAGGGGATCCCCCTTCACGAATACAACCGGGTCGCTCTCCGCGCCGACGCCGAACGGGTCATCGCCGACGGAGACGCGGTCAAACTCACCTTCTACGGGGCCTCCCGGATGGTGGGGGGGGCCTGCACGCTGGTCGAGTACCGGGGACGCAGGCTTCTGGTCGACGCCGGGATTTTTTACATGAAAAGTCTCGCTTCCCTCGACCGTCAGTTTCAATTCGATCCTTCCACGCTGGATTGGGTCGTTCTCACCCACGCTCACGGGGATCACAACGGACGCCTCCCTCTCCTGTACCGCCGGGGGTATTCCGGAAAAGTTTACGCCACCCCCCCCACCCGCGATATCTCCCGGATCATGCTGGAACTGGCCGCTTCCATCGGCGTTCCCAAGTACCGGGTCGATTTCGCCAACCGCAGCGTGCACAACACCTCCTGCCCGATCGCCGAGGGGCTCGCGCCCATCGACCATCTCGACCTGAGGGAGGCTTCCGCCTGGTACGACATCATGGAATACCATACCTGCCCCCTCTGCCGGTCCCGGATGGCCGGGAAGAAGCGGGCCCTGGGCGAGGAAGTGATGACCTGGTTCGAGACCGTGGAACCGGGCGAGACCGAACAGCTGGCGGACGACGTTTCCTTCCGCCTCTTCAACGCCGGCCACATTCTCGGGAGCAGCCAGCTCGAACTTACCCTGGGCACGGGGGAGTCCGCCGTCACCATCGTCTTCAGCGGCGATTACGGGAACATCATCTCCCCGGTCCTGCGAAGGCCCGACCGTCTGCGCGACGCGGACTTCCTGGTCACGGAGTCGACCTACGGCGCGGTCCGAAAGAATTTTCAGGAACCGTATTTCCGGGATTTCGAGGAAGCCGTGGTCGAGGCCGTGTCCCGGGGAGAGCGGGTGATCATCCCCGCGTTCGTCTTGAGCAAATCGCAGAAAGTGGTCTCCCTGCTGTCGGAACTGGCGGCCCGGAACGAGATCCCTCCGGGGTGTCCGATCATCGTCAGTTCGCCGACCGTGGCCGCCCTCGACGAAGTCTACGACCGGTATCTTCAGAGCGCGCCCGAGGCCTATTTTTCCGACTATCTGCTGCGTCGGCGCGAGTGGCGGAACCCCTTCCGCAACCCCCGCCTCTTTTTCGGCTCCATCAAAAGCTACATCGAGAAAAACGGCGAGATCGGACGTCCCGCCGTCTTCGTCGTCTCCTCGGGGATGATGGACTTCGCGTCCTCCCTGCAGATGGCCAGGGATTACCTCTCCGACCCCAAGACCGATTTCTTCATCGTCGGCTGGCAGAGCGACGATTCGGTGGGCGCGGCGGCGATGAACCTCGACGAGGTGGTCATCGCCGGGGAACCGATCCCGGTGCGGGCCACGGTCCGTAAATTCGGCCAGTTCTCTTCCCACGGAGACCTGGACATGCTCTTGGAGAACATCGCCGGATACCGGGACCTCAAGGGAGTGATCGTCCACCACGGGGAAGCCGAATCGGCGGTCAACCTGGGCCGGGAGGTGGAAAAGGATTTCGGCATCCCGGTCTTCGTCCCCGCCTTCCTCGATTCCCTTTACCTGGACCGAAATTCCTTCCTCGAGGTCGTTCACGACGATTCCCCCCTGGCGGAAAGGCTCCGGCAGGTCGACCCCATCCTGGAACTGCCCGAAGCCAGCCGGCCCGGGAACCAGGCCGCGGCGGTAGGGAACCTGGCCCAGGCCGAACGGGCCTGGCTCGACGGCAACCCGGAAACGGCCCTGCGCTTCGCCCGCAACGCCACCGCCCGTTATCCCAACCTCGCCGACGCCTGGTACCTGACGGGAAGGGTAAACCTCGAACTGGGACGGGAGGAGGAAGCCGAAACCGCTTTCCGCGAAATGATCTCGATCAATCCGACCGACTATCGCCCCTACCTGGGCCTGGCCGAAATGCTCGTCGGCAAAGGGGACCTGGACGGCGCGGTCGTGGAGCTGCGCAGCTGCCTTTACCAGAACCCGAACGACGTCCGGGCCCTATCCCTGCTCGGAGACATCTATTCGTCATCCGGCCACGAACGGACCGGCCTGGAACTGCTGCGCGCCGCCAACAGCATCGATCCCTACGACGAAGAAGTCGGCGCGCGCCTCAAGAAAAGCGCCGCGGCGATGACGGGCGAAGACGTCTGCTACGTGGCTTCGGAAAACAGCGAGTATTTCCATTACCCCTGGTGCGAATCCGCCCGGAGAATCGATCCCGCCCGCGCGGTCCGGAGCCGGGACCGGTCCTGGTTCGTCCGGCAGGGAAGAAAACCGTGCCCGGGCTGCAACCCCTGA